One segment of Altererythrobacter sp. Root672 DNA contains the following:
- a CDS encoding tetratricopeptide repeat-containing sulfotransferase family protein, with product MVGPATAIDRFVRDNPAEAVARLRKLLRDDAQNPEAWRLLGQALRTLGEDEEASEAELAAIRATAFDKDMIAIAQAMNAGDLPQAEALLRARLKSQPFDVAAIRLMAELAGRIGRLRDAEVLLRRALELAPGFSAARANLATVLYRQNRFAEAGETLDALADAGDMNPANRNLRAATLGRIGDYDEALRIYEDLIPAFPDHAKLLMSYGHALKTVGRQDESIAAYRRAIAVKPDLGEVWWSLANLKTVRFGDDDVETMETALASEPAPAHEDRLHLHFALGKAYADSGNAEAAFRHYAAGNALRKDEVKHDPAAVAEQVDGVIATFTPEFVAEHEGWGDASPDPIFIVGLPRAGSTLIEQILSCHSQIEGTMELPDIPAIVRRETQEQGTSARNWTTVAAGMDRAKLAALGAEFLERTRVQRKSGKSFFIDKLPNNWSYAGFIHLMLPNAKIIDARRHPLDCCFSNFRQHFAMGQGFTYDLEHIGRYYADYVRAMDHYDRVLPGRIHRVIHEELLEDPEGVVRRILDYLGLPFEEVCLDFHRSSRPVRTASSEQVRRPINRDGVDQWQAYDQWLGPLKATLGTLPQRYATRGN from the coding sequence ATGGTGGGGCCAGCAACAGCTATCGACAGGTTTGTAAGGGACAACCCGGCAGAGGCGGTCGCGCGCCTGCGTAAGCTGCTGCGGGACGATGCTCAGAACCCCGAGGCTTGGCGCTTGCTTGGTCAGGCGCTCAGGACTCTGGGCGAAGATGAAGAAGCCTCCGAGGCCGAACTTGCCGCGATCCGGGCGACGGCCTTCGACAAGGACATGATCGCGATCGCCCAGGCGATGAACGCGGGCGACTTACCGCAGGCCGAAGCGCTATTGCGTGCCCGGCTCAAGTCCCAGCCGTTCGACGTGGCGGCGATCCGGCTGATGGCCGAATTGGCCGGGCGGATCGGGAGGTTGCGCGACGCCGAAGTTCTGCTGCGCCGCGCGCTCGAACTGGCTCCGGGCTTCAGCGCCGCGCGGGCGAACCTCGCCACCGTACTCTACCGCCAGAACCGCTTCGCCGAAGCCGGCGAAACGCTCGACGCGCTGGCCGATGCGGGGGACATGAACCCGGCGAACCGCAACCTGCGGGCGGCCACCCTCGGCCGGATCGGCGACTACGACGAGGCGCTGCGGATCTACGAGGACCTGATCCCGGCCTTTCCCGACCACGCCAAGCTGCTGATGAGCTACGGCCACGCGCTCAAGACGGTCGGTCGGCAAGACGAAAGCATCGCCGCCTATCGCCGTGCCATCGCCGTCAAGCCGGACCTTGGCGAGGTCTGGTGGAGCCTGGCCAACCTCAAGACCGTCCGCTTCGGCGATGACGATGTCGAGACGATGGAAACCGCGCTGGCAAGCGAGCCCGCACCTGCTCACGAAGACCGCCTCCATCTCCATTTCGCCCTGGGCAAGGCCTATGCCGACAGCGGCAACGCCGAGGCGGCATTCCGCCACTACGCCGCCGGGAACGCCCTGCGGAAGGACGAGGTGAAACACGACCCTGCCGCAGTCGCGGAACAGGTCGACGGCGTCATCGCCACCTTCACGCCCGAGTTCGTGGCCGAACACGAAGGATGGGGCGATGCCTCCCCCGATCCGATCTTCATCGTTGGCCTGCCCCGCGCCGGCTCGACGCTGATCGAACAGATCCTCTCGTGCCATTCGCAGATCGAAGGCACGATGGAACTGCCCGACATCCCCGCCATCGTCCGCCGCGAAACACAGGAACAGGGGACCAGCGCCCGAAATTGGACCACCGTCGCGGCCGGCATGGACCGCGCCAAGCTGGCCGCGCTGGGCGCCGAGTTTCTCGAACGCACCCGCGTCCAGCGCAAGAGCGGCAAATCGTTCTTCATCGACAAGCTGCCGAACAACTGGTCCTACGCCGGGTTCATCCACCTGATGCTGCCGAACGCGAAGATCATCGACGCCCGGCGCCATCCGCTGGACTGCTGTTTCTCCAACTTCCGCCAGCACTTCGCCATGGGCCAGGGCTTCACTTACGACCTCGAGCACATTGGCCGCTACTACGCGGACTACGTGCGGGCGATGGACCACTACGACCGCGTCTTGCCGGGACGGATCCATCGGGTGATCCACGAAGAGTTGCTGGAAGACCCCGAAGGCGTGGTGCGCAGGATTCTCGACTACCTCGGCCTGCCGTTCGAGGAAGTGTGCCTCGATTTCCATCGCAGCAGCCGCCCGGTGCGCACCGCGTCGAGCGAGCAGGTACGGCGCCCGATCAACCGCGACGGCGTCGACCAGTGGCAGGCTTACGACCAGTGGCTCGGACCGCTGAAGGCGACGCTCGGAACCTTGCCCCAACGCTACGCCACTCGCGGGAACTGA
- a CDS encoding tetratricopeptide repeat protein: MKVLLQKIGAGGIAAAVAVALAVGVIGYRLVGTSDEAPLAQGQADPLTRLEQLVEKEPENAGAWQKLGFAYFELGRFDEAATAYRHATEADPDSAVLWSSLGEALAMASERDPMPGPAREAFRKAAQLDPKDPRARYFLAVEKDLSGDHQGAIADWVALLSETPPGAPWEADLKRTIEQVGKINSIDVATQVAAAETLRPKSVPAMAGIPGPSQDQLAAASKMRPSEQQDMAEGMVERLAARLEKEPGNVQGWIMLMRSYQTLGREGDARKALKSALAANPQKRAELEAAAETLGVS; encoded by the coding sequence GTGAAGGTTTTACTGCAAAAGATTGGCGCAGGAGGGATTGCCGCGGCGGTGGCGGTGGCGCTTGCCGTGGGTGTAATCGGCTATCGGCTGGTCGGCACTTCCGACGAGGCGCCTTTGGCGCAAGGGCAGGCGGATCCGCTCACCAGGCTCGAACAGCTGGTCGAGAAGGAGCCGGAGAACGCCGGCGCCTGGCAGAAGCTCGGCTTCGCCTATTTCGAACTCGGCCGGTTCGACGAGGCCGCCACCGCCTATCGCCACGCCACCGAGGCCGATCCTGATAGCGCGGTGTTGTGGTCCTCACTCGGCGAAGCGCTGGCCATGGCGAGCGAGCGCGATCCGATGCCGGGCCCCGCGCGCGAAGCTTTCCGCAAAGCCGCCCAGCTCGACCCCAAGGACCCTCGCGCCCGCTATTTCCTCGCGGTCGAGAAAGACCTGTCGGGCGACCATCAGGGCGCTATCGCCGATTGGGTCGCGCTCCTGAGCGAAACACCCCCCGGCGCGCCGTGGGAGGCGGACCTCAAGCGTACCATCGAGCAAGTCGGCAAGATCAACTCGATCGACGTTGCAACCCAGGTCGCCGCCGCCGAGACGCTGCGGCCCAAGTCCGTGCCGGCGATGGCAGGCATCCCCGGTCCATCGCAGGACCAGCTCGCCGCGGCCTCCAAGATGCGCCCGTCGGAACAGCAGGACATGGCCGAAGGCATGGTCGAACGCCTCGCCGCCCGGCTTGAGAAGGAGCCGGGCAACGTCCAGGGCTGGATCATGCTGATGCGCAGCTACCAGACGCTTGGGCGCGAGGGAGACGCGCGCAAGGCCTTGAAGAGCGCGCTGGCGGCCAACCCGCAGAAGCGTGCGGAGCTGGAGGCTGCGGCGGAGACGTTGGGGGTTTCGTAG
- a CDS encoding TonB-dependent receptor, producing MMRLRSAKTTRRLAISLLAGSSLAAVTPAAAQDEPGAAEAPASSGGNVIIVTAQKREQNLQDVPIAITALGNEQLSNLQVSSIEDAVRFLPSVTIQTLGPGFSQLYFRGVASGENANHSASLPTVGTYLDEMPVTTIQGSLDIHAYDINRIEALAGPQGTLYGASSMAGTLRIITNQPDVGSSYGAVDLELNSVAHGGTGGMAEGFYNLPISDSAAVRVVGWYTRDAGYIDNIHGTRTFPIKQFVDDDNDPDTDDVLVDLPGDDITQDNASLVENNYNDVETFGGRIALGIDLNDSWTLRPTIMGQSTKAHGFFEQERSSATNDRLQVVQYNPEYFKDEWVQAALTIEGTLGNWDLVTTGGYLWRNDEVIQDYSDYSYFYDALAGYASYLYDNAGEQISPNQYIQGADKYRRMFGEVRIASPAENRLRVIGGLFAQRQEHHITQHYIIDDLADVLQVTGTTDNIWLTEQKRTDRDYAVFGEVSYDLMDDLTLTGGVRVYNYKNSLVGFFGYGAGYSGSTGESQCFAPAVVEGSPCTNLDKTTSDTDFIHKLNLTYKITPDIMTYATWSRGFRPGGINRRGTLPPYGPDELDNYELGLKTTFGDVRFNLAVYQQDWNGIQLSFIGANGLTEIRNAGIARIRGAEFDFGYYANGVSLSLGGSYNDADIRRDFCAIANDEFDCTTPTDNELLAPAGTRLPTVPKFKGNFVARYEIPVFNDWTAHVQGAATYVGDRRSDLRTLQNEIKGTIPSYATADFSIGISNDTYRLELYATNLFDGNGRLDTSLQCQETVCGDPDGLTAGGGVFYDAVIRPRVVGLKFGSDF from the coding sequence ATGATGAGGTTACGTTCGGCCAAGACCACTCGGCGTTTGGCCATTTCATTGCTCGCGGGATCATCGCTGGCGGCAGTAACGCCAGCCGCCGCGCAGGATGAGCCGGGTGCCGCTGAAGCGCCTGCCTCGAGCGGCGGCAACGTCATCATCGTCACGGCGCAGAAGCGCGAACAGAACTTGCAGGACGTGCCGATCGCGATCACCGCGCTTGGCAACGAACAGCTGTCGAACCTGCAGGTCAGCAGCATCGAAGATGCCGTGCGCTTCCTGCCTTCGGTCACCATCCAGACCTTGGGGCCGGGCTTCTCGCAACTCTATTTCCGCGGTGTCGCCTCGGGCGAAAACGCCAACCACTCGGCCTCGCTGCCGACCGTGGGCACCTATCTCGACGAAATGCCCGTCACCACGATCCAGGGCTCGCTCGACATCCACGCCTACGACATCAACCGGATCGAAGCGCTTGCGGGTCCGCAGGGCACGCTTTACGGCGCCAGCTCGATGGCAGGCACCCTGCGCATCATCACCAACCAGCCGGATGTCGGCTCGTCTTATGGCGCTGTTGACCTGGAACTGAACTCGGTCGCCCACGGCGGAACGGGCGGCATGGCCGAAGGCTTCTACAACCTGCCGATCAGCGACAGCGCTGCGGTGCGCGTGGTGGGTTGGTACACTCGCGACGCCGGCTACATCGACAATATCCACGGCACCCGCACTTTCCCGATCAAGCAATTTGTCGACGACGACAACGACCCCGATACTGACGACGTTCTCGTTGATCTGCCGGGCGACGACATCACCCAGGACAACGCGAGCCTGGTCGAAAACAACTACAACGACGTCGAGACATTCGGCGGCCGCATCGCGCTGGGCATCGATCTCAACGACAGCTGGACGCTGCGCCCGACGATTATGGGCCAGTCGACCAAGGCCCACGGGTTCTTCGAGCAGGAACGCAGCTCTGCCACCAACGACAGGCTGCAGGTCGTCCAGTACAACCCGGAATACTTCAAGGACGAATGGGTCCAGGCCGCGCTGACCATCGAAGGCACGCTCGGCAACTGGGACCTGGTCACCACGGGCGGCTACTTGTGGCGCAATGACGAGGTCATTCAGGACTATTCCGACTATTCGTATTTCTACGACGCGCTGGCCGGCTATGCCTCCTATCTCTACGACAACGCCGGCGAGCAGATCAGCCCGAACCAGTACATCCAGGGCGCAGACAAATACCGCCGCATGTTCGGCGAAGTGCGTATCGCTTCTCCGGCGGAAAACCGTCTGAGAGTCATCGGCGGTCTCTTCGCGCAACGCCAAGAGCACCACATCACCCAGCACTACATCATCGACGACCTGGCTGACGTGCTCCAGGTGACCGGAACCACCGACAACATCTGGCTGACCGAACAGAAGCGTACCGATCGCGACTACGCGGTGTTCGGCGAAGTCAGCTACGACCTGATGGACGACCTGACGCTGACTGGCGGCGTCCGCGTCTACAACTACAAGAACTCGCTGGTCGGGTTCTTCGGTTACGGCGCCGGCTATTCCGGCAGCACCGGCGAATCGCAGTGTTTCGCGCCGGCCGTGGTTGAGGGATCGCCCTGTACCAACCTCGACAAGACGACGTCGGACACCGACTTCATCCACAAGCTGAACCTGACCTACAAGATCACGCCCGACATCATGACTTATGCCACATGGTCGCGCGGATTCAGGCCGGGCGGCATCAACCGGCGCGGTACCTTGCCGCCTTATGGTCCGGATGAACTCGACAACTACGAACTCGGCCTCAAGACCACGTTCGGCGACGTCCGGTTCAACCTGGCGGTGTACCAGCAGGACTGGAACGGCATCCAGCTGTCCTTCATCGGCGCCAACGGCCTCACCGAAATCCGCAACGCCGGCATCGCCCGCATTCGCGGCGCCGAGTTCGACTTCGGCTATTACGCCAATGGCGTGAGCCTGAGCCTGGGCGGCAGCTACAACGATGCCGATATCCGCAGGGACTTCTGCGCCATCGCCAACGATGAGTTCGACTGCACCACGCCGACGGACAACGAACTGCTCGCCCCGGCGGGTACCCGCTTGCCGACGGTGCCGAAGTTCAAGGGTAACTTCGTCGCCCGCTATGAAATCCCGGTCTTCAACGACTGGACTGCGCACGTCCAGGGAGCCGCCACCTACGTCGGCGACCGGCGGAGCGACCTGCGTACCTTGCAGAACGAGATCAAGGGCACGATCCCGTCTTATGCAACGGCGGACTTCAGCATCGGGATCAGCAACGACACCTATCGTCTCGAACTCTACGCGACCAACCTGTTCGACGGGAACGGACGCCTCGATACCAGCCTGCAGTGCCAGGAAACGGTGTGCGGCGACCCCGACGGCCTGACTGCCGGAGGCGGCGTCTTCTACGACGCCGTGATCCGTCCGCGCGTGGTCGGGCTCAAGTTCGGCAGCGACTTCTAA
- a CDS encoding M20/M25/M40 family metallo-hydrolase, whose protein sequence is MRSFAAVLLLAVPVTAAAQSHPQAEAQALALSQETIALRSVQGENNRTADVAQAFRKALLAGGWADKDIEIVPVDDTAYLIATWPGSDPSLKPVLLSAHMDVVEAKPEDWERDPFTPVVENGYLYGRGASDTKFEASLAVASLIELRRQGFKPKRTIVIAYSGDEETTMKTSRLITDRFKDAELVINIDGASGTFSEETGKPLYWSWQGAEKTYIDFQLEVTNPGGHSSAPRPENAIAQLSEALARIGAYRFTPEVNDITRAYFEKAAALQPEPELAAAMRAFAKDPTDAAAIAVLRHDPAMAGRIATTCVPTMVQGGHAANALPQRATAVVNCRVFPGHSNPQIQAELERVAATPQVKFSDITGDTSTTSPASPLKPEFISVFEKGARKAWGDVPIIPMQSSGASDSMWFRAVGVPSYGASASMSKDSDDFSHGLNERISLKNIGPGVVYYLSVMTDLASK, encoded by the coding sequence ATGCGTTCGTTTGCCGCCGTCCTGCTTCTTGCCGTGCCCGTTACCGCCGCCGCTCAATCGCACCCGCAGGCCGAGGCGCAGGCGTTGGCCCTGTCGCAGGAAACGATCGCGCTGCGTTCGGTGCAAGGCGAAAACAACCGCACTGCCGATGTCGCACAGGCCTTCCGCAAGGCGCTCCTCGCCGGCGGTTGGGCGGACAAGGATATCGAGATCGTGCCGGTGGACGACACCGCCTATCTCATCGCCACCTGGCCGGGCAGCGACCCTTCGCTCAAGCCGGTCCTGCTCTCCGCGCATATGGATGTGGTCGAAGCCAAGCCCGAGGACTGGGAACGCGATCCGTTCACGCCGGTGGTTGAAAACGGCTATCTCTATGGCCGCGGGGCGAGCGACACCAAGTTCGAAGCTTCGCTCGCCGTCGCCTCGCTGATCGAGCTGCGGCGCCAGGGCTTCAAGCCCAAGCGCACCATCGTGATCGCCTATTCGGGCGACGAGGAAACCACGATGAAGACCTCGCGCCTGATCACCGACCGCTTCAAGGACGCGGAACTGGTGATCAACATCGACGGCGCCTCGGGCACGTTCTCGGAAGAGACCGGCAAGCCGCTCTACTGGTCATGGCAGGGGGCGGAGAAGACCTACATCGACTTCCAGCTCGAAGTGACCAATCCGGGCGGCCACAGTTCTGCGCCGCGCCCGGAGAACGCGATCGCCCAGTTGTCCGAAGCGCTCGCCCGGATCGGCGCTTATCGCTTCACGCCCGAAGTGAACGACATCACGCGCGCCTATTTCGAAAAGGCGGCTGCGCTTCAGCCTGAGCCCGAACTGGCGGCCGCGATGCGCGCCTTTGCCAAGGACCCGACCGACGCCGCGGCCATCGCGGTGTTGCGCCACGACCCGGCGATGGCGGGGCGTATCGCCACCACTTGCGTGCCGACCATGGTCCAGGGCGGGCATGCGGCCAATGCCTTGCCACAACGTGCTACGGCGGTGGTCAATTGCCGCGTGTTTCCGGGACACTCGAACCCCCAGATCCAGGCCGAGCTGGAGCGGGTCGCGGCCACGCCGCAAGTGAAGTTCAGCGACATCACTGGCGACACCTCGACCACGTCGCCGGCCTCGCCGCTCAAGCCGGAATTCATCAGCGTGTTCGAGAAGGGCGCGCGCAAGGCCTGGGGCGATGTGCCGATCATTCCGATGCAGTCGTCGGGCGCGTCGGATTCGATGTGGTTCCGGGCCGTGGGCGTGCCGAGCTATGGTGCGAGCGCGAGCATGAGCAAGGATTCGGACGACTTCTCGCACGGGCTCAACGAGCGGATTTCGCTCAAGAACATCGGGCCGGGGGTGGTTTACTACCTCAGCGTGATGACGGACTTGGCTTCGAAGTAG